A genome region from Clostridia bacterium includes the following:
- the rplL gene encoding 50S ribosomal protein L7/L12, with the protein MNMEEILAAIESMNVLELSDLVKALEEKFGVSAAMPMAVAAAPAAAGPAVEVEEKTEFDVILISAGDKKIPVLKVVRELTGLGLKEAKDLVDNAPKPVKEGVKKEEAEEIKKKLAEAGAQIEIK; encoded by the coding sequence ATGAATATGGAAGAGATCCTTGCCGCTATTGAATCCATGAACGTTCTTGAGCTCTCCGACCTGGTGAAGGCCCTTGAGGAGAAGTTCGGAGTGAGCGCCGCGATGCCGATGGCAGTCGCCGCCGCCCCTGCTGCCGCTGGCCCTGCCGTTGAGGTGGAGGAGAAGACCGAGTTCGACGTGATCCTCATCAGTGCCGGAGACAAGAAGATCCCCGTGCTCAAGGTCGTCCGCGAGCTCACCGGGCTCGGCCTGAAGGAAGCTAAGGACCTAGTCGACAACGCCCCCAAGCCCGTGAAGGAGGGCGTCAAGAAGGAAGAGGCCGAGGAGATAAAGAAGAAGCTCGCCGAGGCTGGGGCCCAGATCGAGATCAAGTAA